The Episyrphus balteatus chromosome 3, idEpiBalt1.1, whole genome shotgun sequence genome segment AAACTAAATGGATGATTCAATTCAtcataaatacttttttaataacttaCCATTTTCCCCATGAGCTTTTTTAACAAGAACTTTCTCTATATTCGACTTCTGTGGAATAACACAACCATCGCCAACCACCGAACCCAAGATAATTGATGATTTAGCTCCGATTTTCGCTCCAGGCTCCACaccacaaaaactttttggCTGTTCGGGCGAGGGCATTTTGACGTCCTTCCATCCAAAACGATTCCACGATtgcatctgaaaaaaaaaagaaacaaaatgaaaattattgaaaaaggaacatttaattttttttaataactttcgattaataataaattgaaataaaaaacattttccaacacgattcaattattttacctcgatattttatttcgaacaaacattttaaaatacttttttttctgaaagaatTCTTTTCTTCCAAAACGTCAAAAAGTAGATTTCAAAAAAGACAGGTGCTActcatttttataagaaaaatatgtaGATGGCCATAGTTTCTATGTACAAAAATGGTAGTTCAAGCCATCTGACGGAAGATGTCGCTACGCTAACTGAGTTCTATTTACCACTTTCTTCCACAGGCGCTAGTAATCATTGaaccacattttcaaaaattttgtatggaaacgagaatcaactagcagtccatatataataggtcaatgaATACAAATTATGGGCTAAATTTTAGCTAAAAtctatcccatacaaattatcgaaaacttgtatgggaattttatctcggctaaaatttagcgcgaacagagTACCAGGctaaaacatcagaaaataatgtcgttttctattgacgaatctcagaatgagatttgtggatttgacagctgaaaggggggggtgaagaggggaaatagtggataaatctcagatttcatgatttatttgcgtcctgagattcaaaaaaatgacaaaaaaatgaatctgagattcaagaatctgattctggatttttatcaagattcacgcatacaaacacatgcactttcacacacactcctctgtttgacatttgtctgaacatttgttgttgttttattttttctatacgcacagatttcgcacacaattacaaaactagatttcatattctatttgcagtggaaaatctgacaattttacacaaaattctcaaaagtcaatagaaaacgacataagttttaaaacgaaaagtaaaaaaaataatttttgttgtgcacttcgtttcgcttcagttgcgtactaggctttagcaACCAGTTAAGTGTGACCCATCCCTAATCTATTTTTCCTccaaatgtaatgtaatgtaatcaAACAGTTCTTTTTCTCTTTTCAGTTCTTCTGACATTTCGAAAAAAACCAtcaattttttgacagctgaacaaatttatgtcgttttccaaaattcaaggagtgacactcctagctatataatcactccaaaaggagtgatttcaaattccaaaattgaaaaaggagtgaagttttggagtgaattcttcactcccaaaattttgaaggagtgacggagtgattaccaatacttctacatttgacttcatggacttcatggactgcttgtcaaattgttgggtggttgttttaacttttttttgtgaaggaaattatatttatttacaaaaaaaattcaataaagtattgtaaaaaaccACTAAAAGTGAActtaaaagattgtgttattattttattcattatttcgtgttacaaacacatgcaaagcaaacgtcaaatcactccacttgtcaaattcttcgtgaacaaattccaaaattgcacgaaaaaggagtgattcactcccataattttggaaaacgacattataaaaaaaaaaaatcgtatcacCACGAATTaaccaatttaaattttttctaatcaaaaaatatttaattaaaaaacaaatccaCAATAAAATGACTACCCGTGTTAAAACTCGTGAATTAAAAAGTGGAGAAATTGTTGCCTACAGTGAATCGGCGATTCGAAACAATGCAGCTGCCGTCGAATATTGTCGAACCTCAATGGCTGCCTTGTCTGGTTGTTCTGCTGGTAAGCAAATACAATTTCAATATTCTCATGTTTTTTCTTATCAATCTActttatatttgtttaaaaaaaggaatCTTGGGACTCACCGGTATTCTTGGATTCATGCTTTATTTAATAGCAGTTTTGGGTTTGTGGTGTTTACTTCTTTTGAAATCTGGAACTCAATGGAAAAAATACTTCATCAGTCGTCAGAGTCTCCTTACGAATGGCTTCTTGGGAGGACTTTGTACCTATGTCCTGTTTTGGACATTCTTATACGGAATGGTTCATGTTTATTAAGGTTTCAGAGAGAGCTTAGTTTTTAGTTAATTGTGTGCAAATatagacaaaacatttttttggaaattttgattattctttttatttatcgTCATGTAGGAGCATTAGCGGCAGCCGCAACCCCGGAACAATCGCACCAGGGTGTTGTCTTCATGTCGCAAGTCAGAATTATGTTGACAACGGTTATGGGAATTGCATTGATAGTCAGACTGGTGACTCCACTTATGTTGTATTGGAGAGTGTCGAGTCCAGTTTGTCGGTCTCGTTTGCGTGTTACTTCCTTTTGGTTGAAGCATTTTTGAGTATCTCGTTTCCGGTGAAGTCTGTTATGGATATGTCTGGAATTGAGGGAAAGATTTTAGTATATATTCTGTGTGAATTGTGTTAAGGTCATTTAAGacttaaaatttagttttttgataTAAACCATCAAGACTTTGATAATAACTGAGAAGTTTATAAAAGGAAGCTTAGTGTAGAGAGGAAAAGCAATAGGTACTATCAATTCCAATATATCGGGCAAAAACATTAATATAATAGGGTGCTGGCACGTGAGGTCGGCCACCCCTAGAAGTCGGCCACTCCTAGTTTAATTGACT includes the following:
- the LOC129916772 gene encoding ER membrane protein complex subunit 6, whose protein sequence is MTTRVKTRELKSGEIVAYSESAIRNNAAAVEYCRTSMAALSGCSAGILGLTGILGFMLYLIAVLGLWCLLLLKSGTQWKKYFISRQSLLTNGFLGGLCTYVLFWTFLYGMVHVY